The region ATATATTCATATTCAGAAAAACAGATAGAGTCCGTAGTTCTATCTTCGTGTCCTTCCGGAATATGTTATGTCCGGGTGGGTATATGTCATTGGAACTTCGGCCTTCCGAGTTTCCGGATTCCATCTGCTTTTCCTCCTTTTTTCTAAATTTTATATTTTTTGGGGTAATACATACTGATTTTTTCGCATACCCATCAGTTAGTATAATGGAAAGGGAAGTTAAATCCAATAGCAAAATTCTTGCGATTTTCTTGCTGTATTAAAAAATAATTCTATTCATGACAAGGAAAAGTTCATGATACTTATTTTTTCTTTAAGAAATCAATTTAAAATATACTTACCAAGTTTAGTATTGGTCATTAAATTTATATCCAATTCCCCATATGGTAATAATGTATTCAGGTTCATCTGGATTTGGTTCTATTTTTTTGCGAAGTTTACGAATAAAAGCCATAATATTACTATCCGACATTAGATAATCTTCTTCCCAAACTGCTTGAAATATCTGTTCTTTCGTATATACGTATCCTCTGTTTTGGGCAAGAAAATATAGAATATCAAATTCTTTCGGTGTCAAACTGATTTCTAAATCCTTACGAAGCACTTTTCTACTTTTTAGGTAGATGGAAAGGTCTCCCGCATAAATGTTATCATCTATATTATCTATAAAACTTTTTGAATTATTAGTCATACTTAATATTAGAGTAGAATCTTCACTTTGAATTAAGTCGTTTAATCCTTGAAGAAGTTCTTTCGAATACACAGAGTTTGGCTGTTCTATATTTATTTTATCGCGAATCCATCTGACT is a window of Lachnoclostridium phytofermentans ISDg DNA encoding:
- a CDS encoding winged helix-turn-helix domain-containing protein, whose product is MKKNTSFITVDSALVRWIRDKINIEQPNSVYSKELLQGLNDLIQSEDSTLILSMTNNSKSFIDNIDDNIYAGDLSIYLKSRKVLRKDLEISLTPKEFDILYFLAQNRGYVYTKEQIFQAVWEEDYLMSDSNIMAFIRKLRKKIEPNPDEPEYIITIWGIGYKFNDQY